The following proteins are encoded in a genomic region of Coffea eugenioides isolate CCC68of chromosome 6, Ceug_1.0, whole genome shotgun sequence:
- the LOC113774267 gene encoding probable carboxylesterase 12, giving the protein MDCHPVADSPEVLHNFLPFFRIFKDGSVEKFLQTPFIPPSDDPNAISGGVRSKDVFISPENKVGARLFLPRTIKADEKQKLPLLIYFHGGAFVIESAFSVQYHNYLSSLVAEANIIAVSVEYRLAPERPMPACFDDSWTMINWVTSHAKTRQGPESWINNHADFTKVFFAGDSAGANIAHNMAAKASQHSLGDGVKLLGLILMHPSFGNGQPHKLWELICPDLNGWDDPRLHPMAHRSLLSSLVCSKILVCISEKDSLRERGWLYYEALKNSGWEGELDFLEIEDEGHVFHLLNPNCDNAKILMKRVDSFLRA; this is encoded by the coding sequence ATGGACTGCCACCCGGTAGCTGATTCTCCTGAAGTACTTCAcaatttccttcctttctttcgCATATTCAAAGATGGCAGCGTCGAAAAATTCCTTCAAACTCCCTTCATCCCTCCGTCAGATGATCCCAATGCCATATCTGGTGGCGTCCGATCAAAAGACGTCTTCATTTCACCCGAAAACAAAGTAGGAGCACGCCTGTTTCTTCCCAGAACAATCAAAGCCGACGAGAAACAGAAACTTCCCCTCCTCATCTACTTCCACGGCGGTGCATTCGTCATAGAATCAGCATTCTCTGTTCAGTACCATAACTACCTCAGCTCCCTCGTGGCCGAGGCCAATATCATTGCCGTGTCCGTCGAATACAGGCTGGCCCCGGAGCGCCCCATGCCCGCATGCTTCGATGATTCTTGGACTATGATCAATTGGGTGACATCTCATGCCAAAACGAGACAAGGACCTGAATCATGGATCAATAATCACGCTGACTTCACTAAGGTTTTCTTCGCCGGTGACAGCGCTGGAGCTAATATTGCCCATAACATGGCAGCTAAAGCAAGCCAACATAGCTTGGGAGATGGTGTGAAGCTTCTGGGGCTGATTTTGATGCATCCCTCTTTTGGAAATGGACAGCCTCACAAACTCTGGGAGCTCATCTGTCCTGATCTCAACGGATGGGATGATCCAAGGCTGCATCCGATGGCTCATCGGAGTTTGTTATCGAGCCTTGTTTGCAGCAAGATTCTGGTTTGCATATCGGAGAAAGATTCTCTCAGAGAGAGAGGTTGGCTTTACTATGAGGCCCTGAAGAACAGTGGATGGGAAGGTGAGTTGGACTTTTTGGAGATTGAAGATGAGGGTCATGTTTTTCACCTGTTGAATCCAAATTGTGATAATGCCAAAATCTTGATGAAAAGGGTGGATTCATTTTTAAGAGCATAG
- the LOC113774268 gene encoding long-chain-alcohol oxidase FAO4B-like produces the protein MEFRRSGECFAEGVCNDYDAVVIGSGYGGSVAACRLAMGGLRVCLLEKGRKWEAQDFPTDTSQMLSAVRIEHRTFGVSFGPKDALYQVCRHDDSVAAMACGLGGGSLVNAGVVVPTPARTRRNPKWPKDWEKDWEVCEALASTMLRIQDVPIKFRNAKIMDEAVGEETGFKNPEPLKLTVNFDTEDQMYSSKKLGKADSCQACGNCMSGCPYNAKNSTDKTYLLSAIQAGCDIRTACEVQYVFRNLDDTSEVDEAICRRKSRRWLVFLNEFECIASDFVVLSAGVFGTTKILFQSQMRGLILSKKLGCGLSCNGNNVAYLSRSRAPLNACGLDRKKLSEVPFEERPGPSITSSYISSLGFTIQSAVIPIAFPWLLFKGITTYGWPIGYSILDSIVHKVKHLFGQPSQDMVLNVIGYDNGDGKLTFRKDANEICFQPPSDPLLARKIEALQRITKKLGGILFMSRYRSTSVHLLGGCCSSSDASSGVCNSNGQVFDTLNLTTVYPGLYVCDGSLIPCSVGINPCLTIATAAEHVSKHLLQDALDYKSKDVDFVRGKPVEKKSLVRSWKSENSQGTAVLFKETMRGHVGGLPCAAYLKLKLNVRTTSEKTMGDFREPNPILQGKVSGHVMCCAIEMDKLYVIDGQVDLCHVDIKTPYTQYMHYRLLLAASSGSRYILEGKKVMNPFLLGLDAWKDSTTLHVVLRKISQHTSKEVMISLKGKLHISMIELLKSLFKDGIIISCQQWKCNQGPQRQEEGNKPLPVLLINGYATESYCLPSESNDLVRSLLHQGHETWLLQTRLLGTNSSINMTVEAIGMFDIPAAINKISELHGESVKIHVVGHCVGGLAIHIALMGGHVFYKRIASLSCTNSSMFFKLTAWSKFKLWLPLIPVSTMVARYFALVHIECGEKVWTEFDQNSFANLKN, from the exons atggagtttCGAAGGTCAGGAGAGTGCTTTGCTGAAGGGGTTTGTAACGACTATGATGCTGTAGTAATCGGGTCTGGATATGGAGGCTCTGTTGCTGCTTGTCGGCTAGCTATGGGTGGTCTGAGAGTATGCCTACTTGAAAAAGGGAGGAAATGGGAAGCTCAAGATTTCCCGACTGACACTTCCCAAATGCTGTCTGCCGTCAGGATAGAGCACAGGACATTTGGAGTCAGCTTTGGCCCTAAGGATGCTCTTTATCAG GTTTGTAGACATGATGATTCTGTAGCTGCAATGGCCTGTGGGCTTGGTGGAGGTTCACTGGTGAATGCAGGAGTAGTGGTGCCAACACCAGCTCGCACAAGAAGGAACCCGAAATGGCCTAAAGATTGGGAAAAAGATTGGGAGGTTTGTGAAGCATTAGCTTCTACAATGCTACGAATACAAGATGTTCCCATCAAGTTCAGGAATGCGAAAATCATGGATGAAGCAGTAGGAGAAGAGACTGGCTTTAAAAATCCCGAGCCATTGAAGTTAACTGTGAATTTTGATACAGAAGACCAAATGTATAGCTCAAAAAAGCTTGGGAAGGCTGATTCCTGCCAGGCTTGTGGAAATTGTATGTCTGGTTGTCCCTATAATGCGAAAAATTCTACAGATAAAACTTACTTGTTGTCAGCCATACAG GCAGGATGCGATATTAGAACGGCATGTGAAGTGCAATATGTATTCAGAAATCTAGACGATACTTCTGAAGTAGATGAAGCAATATGCAGAAGAAAGAGTCGCAGATGGCTAGTATTTCTTAATGAATTTGAATGCATAGCATCAGATTTTGTTGTACTCTCAG CTGGAGTGTTTGGCACTACAAAGATACTTTTCCAATCACAAATGAGAGGCCTGATCCTTTCCAAGAAGCTGGGCTGTGGATTGAGCTGCAATGGTAATAATGTTGCTTATCTTTCACGAAGTAGAGCTCCCTTAAATGCTTGTGGCTTGGACAGAAAGAAGCTATCAGAGGTACCTTTTGAAGAACGTCCAGGGCCATCCATTACTTCATCATATATTTCGTCATTGGGTTTCACAATTCAG AGTGCTGTAATTCCCATTGCTTTTCCCTGGCTACTTTTTAAAGGGATTACAACATATGGATGGCCAATTGGCTATAGTATTTTAGATAGCATAGTGCACAAGGTGAAGCATCTTTTCGGTCAACCCAGCCAAGACATGGTTCTCAACGTAATTGGGTACGATAATGGTGATGGGAAACTTACATTTCGGAAGGACGCTAATGAGATTTGCTTTCAACCACCAAGTGACCCTTTATTAGCGAGAAAAATTGAAGCGTTGCAGAGAATAACGAAGAAGTTGGGTGGAATTCTCTTCATGTCAAGGTATAGAAGCACATCCGTTCACCTACTTGGAGGATGTTGCTCTTCATCGGATGCTTCATCTGGTGTTTGCAACAGCAATGGTCAAGTTTTTGACACATTAAATCTGACAACAGTGTACCCCGGGCTGTACGTTTGTGATGGCTCCTTAATACCTTGCTCGGTTGGCATAAACCCATGTCTCACCATTGCTACAGCTGCTGAGCATGTAAGCAAGCACCTCCTGCAGGATGCTCTTGACTACAAAAGCAAAGATGTAGACTTTGTAAGAGGAAAACCTGTTGAGAAGAAAAGTTTAGTCCGTTCTTGGAAGTCAGAGAATAGCCAGGGAACGGCAGTACTTTTTAAAGAAACCATGCGTGGGCATGTAGGTGGTTTGCCCTGTGCTGCTTACCTGAAATTGAAATTGAACGTAAGAACAACTTCTGAAAAAACTATGGGAGACTTTAGAGAGCCTAATCCTATCCTACAAGGAAAAGTTAGCGGCCATGTCATGTGTTGTGCCATAGAAATGGACAAATTGTACGTGATAGATGGCCAGGTAGATTTGTGCCATGTAGATATTAAAACTCCTTATACTCAATACATGCACTATCGTCTCCTCCTTGCAGCATCCTCTGGTTCAag ATATATACTCGAAGGGAAGAAAGTGATGAACCCTTTTCTCTTGGGCCTTGATGCGTGGAAAGACTCAACAACACTTCACGTAGTATTAAGAAAAATCTCTCAGCATACTTCAAAGGAAGTCATGATAAGCTTAAAAGGGAAACTTCATATTTCAATGATAGAGCTCTTGAAGAGTCTATTCA AAGATGGCATTATAATCAGCTGCCAACAGTGGAAGTGCAATCAAGGACCACAGAGGCAAGAAGAAGGGAATAAGCCATTACCTGTTCTCCTAATTAATGGTTATGCAACTGAAAGTTATTGCTTGCCAAGTGAAAGTAATGATCTAGTTAGAAGCTTACTACACCAAGGGCATGAGACCTGGCTGCTGCAAACAAGACTGCTTGGGACTAATTCTTCAATTAATATGACAGTAGAAGCTATTGGAATGTTTGATATTCCTGCTG CAATCAACAAGATCTCTGAGTTGCACGGGGAGTCTGTAAAGATACATGTTGTTGGACATTGCGTTGGCGGTCTTGCAATACATATTGCCCTTATGGGGGGACATGTTTTCTACAAAAGAATAGCTTCCCTTTCCTGCACCAACTCTTCCATGTTTTTTAAGCTGACTGCTTGGTCGAAATTCAAATTATGGCTTCCTCTCATCCCAGTAAGTACCATGGTGGCTAGATATTTTGCCCTTGTGCATATTGAATGTGGGGAGAAAGTGTGGACAGAATTTGATCAGAACAGTTTTGCTAATCTaaaaaattga
- the LOC113774269 gene encoding uncharacterized protein LOC113774269, with protein sequence MLPVNDLVFKRTHQGDPICDGCGEKEESTEHMFFHCTRAQEVWKMAPVQWDGLSDQIGNFTTWWTAMMDAVGRIEGREHIELTVNILWQIWKRRNEWKFNAKRKHPWKTVKKAQQEWHEQATVGSIENMTPAGAERDKEEEVPEEGGSDEMQIRISTQVHESTNSIGTGIIATNFNQQLVAAWALIDRKARTQLQNVAEAVKMAIIKARQQQWQKITVYIPSSQLLKGLTEGIAMDIKLATLTDDINNLRALFLKCSFCLDRRLDSRCELISGYALGIFLDEEWINSQCV encoded by the coding sequence ATGCTACCAGTTAACGACTTGGTCTTTAAAAGAACACACCAAGGTGATCCAATCTGTGATGGTTGTGGAGAAAAGGAAGAGTCAACTGAGCATATGTTCTTCCATTGTACCAGAGCTCAAGAGGTTTGGAAGATGGCACCAGTACAGTGGGATGGCTTGTCTGATCAGATTGGAAATTTCACAACTTGGTGGACAGCTATGATGGATGCCGTAGGTAGGATTGAAGGCAGGGAACATATAGAGCTTACTGTGAACATCCTTTGGCAAATATGGAAGAGGAGAAATGAATGGAAGTTTAATGCAAAGCGTAAACATCCATGGAAAACAGTCAAAAAGGCTCAACAAGAATGGCATGAGCAAGCTACAGTTGGGAGCATAGAGAATATGACCCCTGCGGGTGCTGAAAGAGATAAAGAGGAGGAAGTACCAGAGGAGGGAGGAAGTGATGAAATGCAGATTAGAATCTCAACTCAAGTGCATGAATCAACTAATAGTATTGGCACAGGGATTATAGCAACTAATTTCAACCAGCAGCTGGTGGCAGCCTGGGCACTTATTGACAGGAAAGCAAGGACTCAGTTGCAGAATGTTGCTGAAGCTGTGAAGATGGCCATTATAAAGGCCAGACAACAGCAATGGCAGAAAATTACAGTCTACATACCCAGCTCTCAGCTGTTGAAAGGGCTAACGGAAGGAATAGCCATGGATATCAAACTGGCTACTTTGACTGATGATATTAACAATTTAAGAGCGTTATTTCTGAAATGCTCCTTTTGTTTAGATAGGAGATTAGACTCCAGATGTGAACTGATTAGTGGTTATGCCTTAGGCATATTTCTGGATGAGGAATGGATCAATTCTCAGTGTGTCTAA